The following proteins are encoded in a genomic region of Chryseobacterium culicis:
- a CDS encoding fibronectin type III domain-containing protein, with the protein MKHYFFFFCFAVQMAFGQVLFPYLQNPTPNSMIVNWKTASNNETTVIYGNSPANLNVTVTGTTNIFSDTGYNNNYYYHTAKITNLQPNTKYYYKIKTGTSESAVYNFRTLPLPGQAVTTNGKIRFLIMGDNQIKAEPRYDTLTLNAYKKLKEKFGATSDPSDNIALTFMVGDQVDVGTLDHYENVHFKKNIKLSPYLPIQTTVGNHETYGSLGMNSYYAHFYIDEISYKGISSGNENYYAQQAGNVLFVSLSSEHTGSAQQTWLQQILTAANNDSTVDWIISLSHRPYQAEQYVGDISTWVRDNAVPLLVTSDKYLMHVGAHHHLYHRGQLKNTPNYQIISGGTAWDQYWGMSNEQDFDDVQKTLTDWTYQIVEVDIPTGKVDIECYSIGGVYNKKNNVLVDSFHRYKNQPKPAKPSITNNFTGTTTLPLTLNGSAFSSSNGELLNTTQFQLSKTSNFSVIEKEFYRDFENWFGKDGNGTPDKTKNLNDGVDITKVTLAANSIPNGIYYVKTRYRDRNLEWSDWSDVKQFEITGSVVSNPTFTLNKTEYAQNEAITATYTGGPGNQQDWVGIYKKGQTPASTTSQGFIYTNGQTAGTVTFNNGLANKGQYFAGFFANGGYTEITPRKNFYVGPKVQLQATADTYPVGGTVVINFTNGPNLQKDWIGIYKMGQTPGTTAAIKWSYVTTAAGTLNFTGLPKGYYYAQYLLEDGYNGIGEKVFFKVGDIVTDLWINKPVYTLGENITASWTDSPGIIKDWLGIYPQSVQTPDDNFVSYTYFDGVTQGTKTIQGTAVPATPGNYYMVMFTNDSYTEVSNRVQFQVASPTLGTEETRSTEKNVVLYPNPTKPGQPTFIKSDYPIEKIELVSASGELLYVSKNINNQRFSLVNENLPAGVYFVKVHGRKLFTLKLIIQ; encoded by the coding sequence ATGAAACATTATTTCTTCTTTTTTTGTTTCGCGGTCCAGATGGCTTTCGGGCAGGTTTTGTTTCCTTATTTACAAAACCCGACTCCGAATTCTATGATCGTCAATTGGAAAACAGCCTCCAATAATGAAACAACAGTGATCTACGGAAATTCTCCGGCAAATCTGAACGTAACGGTAACAGGAACTACCAATATCTTTTCAGATACGGGATACAACAACAATTACTATTATCACACGGCTAAGATCACCAATCTTCAGCCGAATACTAAATATTATTATAAGATAAAAACAGGAACCAGTGAGTCTGCTGTTTACAATTTCAGAACACTTCCTTTGCCAGGGCAGGCGGTAACGACCAATGGAAAAATCCGCTTCCTTATCATGGGAGATAACCAGATTAAAGCAGAACCCAGATATGACACGCTTACTTTGAATGCTTATAAGAAATTAAAAGAAAAGTTTGGAGCTACTTCAGATCCTTCTGATAATATTGCGCTTACTTTTATGGTAGGTGATCAGGTAGACGTAGGGACATTGGATCACTATGAAAATGTTCACTTTAAAAAGAATATCAAATTATCACCTTACCTTCCTATTCAGACCACGGTAGGAAACCATGAGACGTACGGTTCTTTAGGAATGAACTCTTATTATGCTCACTTTTATATCGATGAAATTAGTTATAAAGGGATAAGCTCAGGAAATGAAAATTATTATGCCCAGCAGGCGGGTAACGTTTTGTTTGTGAGTTTGAGTTCTGAGCATACCGGATCAGCTCAGCAGACATGGCTTCAGCAGATCTTAACGGCAGCAAATAATGACTCTACGGTAGACTGGATTATTTCTTTGAGCCATAGACCTTATCAGGCTGAGCAATATGTGGGAGATATTTCTACATGGGTAAGAGATAATGCAGTACCACTTCTGGTAACTTCTGATAAATATTTAATGCATGTAGGAGCTCACCATCATTTATATCACAGAGGTCAGCTTAAAAATACACCTAATTATCAGATTATTTCAGGGGGAACAGCCTGGGATCAGTATTGGGGAATGTCTAATGAGCAGGATTTTGATGATGTTCAGAAAACATTAACAGACTGGACATACCAGATCGTGGAAGTAGATATTCCGACTGGAAAGGTAGATATCGAATGTTATTCTATCGGAGGAGTGTACAACAAGAAAAATAATGTACTGGTGGATTCTTTCCACAGATATAAGAATCAGCCTAAGCCGGCAAAACCATCTATTACAAACAATTTCACAGGTACTACTACTTTACCATTGACATTGAATGGAAGTGCATTCTCATCTTCAAACGGAGAACTTTTAAATACAACACAGTTTCAGTTGAGTAAAACTTCGAATTTTTCTGTGATTGAAAAAGAGTTCTACCGTGATTTTGAAAACTGGTTCGGAAAAGACGGAAACGGAACTCCCGATAAAACTAAAAATCTCAATGACGGAGTAGATATCACAAAAGTAACACTGGCTGCGAACTCTATTCCAAATGGTATCTATTATGTAAAAACACGTTACAGAGACAGAAACCTTGAGTGGAGCGACTGGAGTGATGTGAAGCAGTTCGAAATTACAGGAAGTGTAGTTTCAAACCCTACCTTTACTTTAAATAAAACAGAATATGCTCAAAATGAAGCCATCACAGCTACTTATACAGGTGGGCCTGGTAACCAGCAGGATTGGGTAGGAATCTATAAGAAAGGACAAACTCCTGCTTCTACCACTTCACAAGGGTTTATCTATACGAATGGACAGACTGCAGGAACCGTTACTTTCAACAATGGTTTAGCTAATAAAGGTCAGTATTTTGCAGGATTCTTCGCCAATGGAGGGTATACAGAAATCACTCCAAGAAAAAATTTCTATGTAGGACCAAAAGTGCAGCTTCAGGCTACTGCTGATACTTATCCTGTAGGAGGAACAGTTGTGATCAATTTTACAAATGGACCTAATTTACAGAAAGACTGGATCGGAATTTATAAAATGGGACAGACTCCGGGAACTACAGCTGCCATTAAATGGAGCTATGTAACGACTGCAGCAGGAACTTTGAATTTTACAGGACTTCCGAAAGGATATTATTATGCACAATATTTACTTGAAGACGGATATAACGGAATCGGGGAGAAGGTATTCTTTAAAGTAGGAGACATCGTTACTGACCTATGGATCAATAAACCAGTGTATACTTTAGGAGAAAATATCACTGCTTCATGGACAGATTCTCCGGGAATCATCAAAGACTGGTTAGGAATTTATCCTCAAAGTGTTCAGACGCCGGACGATAACTTTGTTTCTTATACTTATTTTGATGGAGTAACTCAGGGAACAAAAACAATCCAGGGAACAGCTGTGCCTGCAACTCCAGGAAACTATTATATGGTAATGTTTACCAATGATTCCTATACAGAGGTTTCCAACAGAGTACAGTTCCAGGTGGCTTCACCCACTTTAGGAACAGAAGAAACCAGAAGTACAGAGAAAAATGTAGTGCTGTATCCAAACCCAACCAAACCGGGACAGCCTACTTTTATAAAGAGTGACTATCCAATTGAAAAAATTGAATTGGTCTCAGCTTCAGGAGAGCTGCTTTATGTATCGAAAAATATCAATAACCAACGCTTTTCTTTGGTGAATGAAAATCTTCCTGCTGGCGTTTATTTTGTAAAAGTACACGGAAGAAAACTGTTTACTTTAAAACTGATCATTCAATAA
- the rplS gene encoding 50S ribosomal protein L19: MDLLKYVQDKYIAKKEFPEFKAGDTITVYYEIKEGQKTRTQFFKGTVIQLRGTGSTKTFTIRKMSGDVGVERVFPINMPALQKIEVDRRGRVRRARIYYFRDLRGKKARIKDAAYKKK; this comes from the coding sequence ATGGATTTATTAAAGTACGTACAAGACAAGTACATTGCGAAAAAAGAATTCCCTGAATTCAAAGCAGGTGATACAATTACTGTGTATTACGAAATTAAAGAAGGACAAAAGACTAGAACTCAGTTCTTCAAAGGAACAGTTATCCAATTAAGAGGTACTGGTTCTACAAAAACTTTCACTATCAGAAAAATGAGTGGTGATGTAGGTGTAGAAAGAGTATTCCCTATTAACATGCCTGCACTTCAAAAAATCGAAGTTGATAGAAGAGGTAGAGTTAGAAGAGCTAGAATTTACTACTTCAGAGACCTTAGAGGTAAAAAAGCAAGAATCAAAGACGCTGCTTACAAGAAGAAATAA
- a CDS encoding SRPBCC family protein: MDNYNTTIELKATAGKIYEALAYQIPLWWSEWFTGASAQVGDVFTVRFGDHIHKTIRIKEAMPNSRMIWSVEDSLIALPELKNQTEWIGTTIVWEMEQKEKSSLLMLTHIGLNPDIECYEICSNGWRQFLGSLTKFLETGEGTPYRK; this comes from the coding sequence ATGGACAATTATAATACTACAATTGAACTAAAAGCTACGGCAGGGAAGATCTATGAAGCGCTTGCTTATCAGATTCCTCTCTGGTGGTCTGAGTGGTTTACCGGTGCCTCAGCACAGGTGGGAGATGTGTTTACCGTAAGATTTGGAGACCATATTCACAAGACAATACGGATAAAAGAAGCAATGCCCAATTCAAGAATGATCTGGTCTGTTGAAGATTCACTGATTGCTCTTCCTGAATTAAAAAATCAAACAGAATGGATTGGTACAACGATCGTCTGGGAAATGGAACAAAAGGAAAAGAGTAGTTTACTGATGCTTACCCATATTGGTCTGAATCCGGATATTGAATGTTATGAGATCTGCTCAAATGGCTGGCGGCAGTTTCTCGGCAGTTTGACAAAGTTTCTGGAAACCGGAGAAGGAACTCCATACAGAAAGTAA
- a CDS encoding AraC family transcriptional regulator, with amino-acid sequence MAVLKQNEEFNADSIQEKVIGIASDMVMHDSGFHFHKTKAQLLYAPSGCMTVTTSDKQFVLPPFRMLWIPANEIHRVNFRNVVAYRSIYFDENYSKKYMTFDLKVLHVNALLKEIIERICFWEWSDLGNNQINLLKVFWDEMNKAPEEKLELKMPQDRRFKKTVEEWTLRKSIPPMLKDLAEKTGAVEKTISRIFKKETGLSYQEWRQQWRLQRSIELLVEGNSIGEVSHILDFSSDSAFIEFFKKHTGATPLQYLMKNE; translated from the coding sequence ATGGCTGTACTGAAGCAAAATGAAGAATTTAATGCAGATTCTATTCAAGAGAAAGTAATAGGAATAGCCTCGGATATGGTGATGCATGATTCTGGCTTTCATTTTCATAAAACGAAGGCTCAGCTGTTGTATGCTCCCTCTGGCTGTATGACGGTTACTACTTCTGATAAACAGTTTGTTCTTCCTCCGTTCCGTATGCTATGGATTCCTGCCAATGAGATTCATCGGGTCAATTTTCGGAATGTTGTAGCCTATAGATCAATTTATTTTGATGAAAATTATTCAAAAAAATATATGACATTTGATCTGAAGGTTCTTCATGTAAATGCTTTACTAAAAGAGATTATAGAAAGGATTTGTTTTTGGGAGTGGTCGGATTTGGGTAATAATCAAATTAATCTTTTAAAAGTATTCTGGGACGAAATGAATAAGGCTCCGGAAGAAAAACTGGAACTTAAAATGCCTCAGGACAGACGTTTTAAAAAAACAGTTGAAGAATGGACACTGCGCAAGTCTATACCACCTATGTTGAAAGATCTTGCAGAAAAAACCGGAGCAGTAGAGAAAACAATCAGCCGTATCTTTAAAAAGGAAACCGGACTGTCTTACCAGGAATGGAGGCAGCAATGGCGGCTGCAGCGATCGATTGAGCTTTTGGTGGAAGGTAATTCAATAGGAGAGGTGTCACATATTTTAGACTTTTCATCTGACAGCGCTTTTATTGAATTTTTCAAAAAACATACAGGAGCTACTCCTTTACAATATCTCATGAAAAATGAATAA
- a CDS encoding MFS transporter, translated as MKKTNPIWLLTLLVMLPQFVETIYSPVLPMVQQQFGVKEEAVTLTISLYFIAFALGVAFWGVQCDRIGRKRSLEYGLITYGIGTLAAVFAPNFMILLGARIISAFGISAGSIVTQTILRDSYDKDNISKVFSWIGMGLSISPVVGMITGSVLASSVGHQGVFITLCLLGILFFTLSKQKISETHHSVKEINAGILINLLKRMLHDKAIIRCCLLIMSFNVLLFSYYSLAPFIFKKYHYSSYVFGYSSVILACGTFAGAKLNRSLILKNIQPKCLVKASTFSAFVASIFVWILSSTGIYFLIPYFFIVMAFSIAIPNILSTALMNYKNETGSAGAILGLIYYVLIGSGLVSIGFIQNLGISCILFSGIGVCTLLFFENKKH; from the coding sequence ATGAAAAAGACAAATCCTATCTGGCTGTTGACATTGCTTGTAATGCTTCCGCAATTTGTAGAAACCATTTACAGCCCTGTTTTACCGATGGTACAGCAACAGTTTGGAGTAAAAGAAGAAGCTGTTACTCTGACGATCAGCCTATATTTTATAGCATTTGCCCTGGGTGTAGCATTTTGGGGTGTACAGTGTGACAGAATTGGAAGAAAAAGGTCATTGGAATACGGTCTCATCACCTATGGAATCGGAACCTTGGCTGCAGTTTTTGCACCTAACTTTATGATTCTTCTTGGTGCCAGAATTATTTCAGCATTTGGAATTTCCGCAGGGTCTATTGTGACACAAACTATTTTAAGAGACAGCTACGACAAAGATAATATCAGCAAAGTATTTTCCTGGATTGGAATGGGTTTATCCATAAGCCCTGTGGTAGGAATGATTACCGGTTCGGTATTGGCTTCTTCTGTGGGACATCAGGGAGTATTTATAACATTATGTTTGCTGGGAATATTATTCTTCACTCTTTCAAAACAAAAAATTTCCGAAACCCATCATTCAGTAAAAGAAATTAATGCAGGTATTTTAATCAATTTATTAAAGAGAATGCTTCATGACAAAGCAATTATCAGATGTTGTTTATTAATCATGAGTTTTAATGTTCTGTTGTTTTCATACTATTCGCTGGCTCCTTTTATCTTTAAGAAATACCATTATTCCTCTTATGTTTTTGGATATAGCAGTGTTATACTGGCATGTGGAACATTCGCCGGGGCAAAACTCAACAGATCTCTGATATTGAAGAATATACAACCTAAATGTTTAGTTAAAGCAAGTACATTTTCAGCATTTGTCGCTTCTATTTTCGTATGGATTCTGTCAAGCACAGGAATTTATTTTTTAATTCCTTATTTTTTCATTGTAATGGCCTTTAGCATTGCAATTCCCAATATCCTAAGTACAGCCTTAATGAATTATAAAAATGAAACAGGAAGTGCAGGTGCTATATTAGGATTGATTTATTATGTTCTGATAGGCTCCGGGCTCGTAAGTATTGGTTTTATACAGAATCTGGGAATTTCATGTATATTGTTTTCAGGTATAGGAGTTTGTACTTTATTGTTCTTTGAAAATAAGAAACATTAA
- a CDS encoding alpha/beta fold hydrolase encodes MKYFRNIMTVFTLTVSGFMFSQVKPLDAMLSDYQYPYEVHFLTLKSQGQDLKMAYMDVQPQKSNGKVIMLLHGKNFNGAYWERTAKDLSAKGFRVVIPDQIGFGKSSKPHDYQFSFSQLAENTKGILDELKIDKAIVLGHSMGGMVATRFTLLYPEKVQKLILENPIGLEDYKTFAAYQTIDQAYQAELKNTADTYKNYQLKFYYDNKWKEEYQPWLDLIAGWTLHKEYPQVAWDAALTSDMIYNQPVCYEFKNIKVPTLLIIGTRDRTAIGKDRAPKELQPKMGQYQELGKKTQREIAGSKLVEIDHVGHLPHIEVYPKFFEALYSFIQ; translated from the coding sequence ATGAAATATTTCAGAAATATAATGACTGTTTTTACTTTGACGGTCTCAGGTTTTATGTTTTCGCAGGTAAAACCTCTGGATGCAATGCTTTCCGATTATCAATATCCTTATGAAGTTCATTTTCTTACGCTCAAATCTCAGGGGCAAGATTTGAAAATGGCATATATGGATGTACAGCCACAGAAGTCCAATGGAAAAGTAATCATGCTTCTTCATGGAAAAAATTTTAACGGGGCTTATTGGGAAAGAACGGCAAAAGACCTTTCTGCTAAAGGATTCAGAGTGGTGATTCCTGATCAGATAGGATTTGGAAAGTCTTCGAAACCTCATGATTACCAATTTTCTTTTTCACAGCTGGCGGAAAATACAAAAGGAATTCTTGATGAATTGAAAATAGACAAAGCTATAGTTTTGGGACATTCCATGGGAGGAATGGTAGCGACCCGGTTTACATTACTATATCCTGAGAAAGTACAAAAACTAATTCTTGAGAATCCGATTGGACTGGAAGATTATAAGACTTTTGCAGCCTATCAGACCATTGATCAGGCGTATCAGGCTGAACTGAAAAATACAGCTGACACTTATAAAAACTATCAGCTGAAATTCTATTATGACAACAAATGGAAAGAAGAATATCAACCCTGGCTTGATTTAATTGCCGGATGGACACTTCATAAAGAGTATCCTCAGGTAGCCTGGGATGCAGCGCTTACCTCAGATATGATTTACAACCAGCCGGTATGTTATGAATTTAAAAATATCAAGGTTCCTACATTGCTTATCATTGGAACAAGAGACAGAACAGCTATAGGAAAAGACCGAGCACCAAAGGAACTTCAGCCGAAAATGGGGCAATATCAGGAATTGGGAAAGAAGACTCAGCGGGAAATTGCAGGTTCAAAGTTGGTAGAGATTGATCATGTAGGTCATCTTCCTCATATAGAAGTATATCCGAAATTTTTTGAAGCATTGTACAGTTTTATACAGTAG